In one window of Ruminococcus albus AD2013 DNA:
- a CDS encoding DHHW family protein: MKKFSDAITVIAFFAILLMFAVSTLFFQGKISFENISKNSDTPKEACTEYVVQNFPLNSNWRSMFGNLMGFVGRKRFGDTFIAGDRLVKVSDNHDDDNTIENVAYINELAANTESPIYMMLAPTAGGVYSADLPGLLGCGDQRERINDAYMQLDKRIISIDAFYPLYSARDEYVYYRTEDLWTSFGAYYAYTESVRQLGFPAVSLDNYDQEYADANLTGSLYDKAMVGSIEPDRINIFRSKYQSPVTKVRMYGTSDSKEAESVYFRSALKSGKKTDIFLLGNRYIRTDVFTNLKDSPKLLIIKGSYANTIVPFYTAHYSRITMVDPNRMKQADMKLSDVVDPDDYDQILVIFDIDSFSNAAYFDTLT, encoded by the coding sequence GTGAAAAAGTTTTCAGATGCGATAACAGTTATAGCTTTTTTTGCGATACTCTTAATGTTTGCTGTCAGCACACTTTTCTTTCAGGGAAAGATATCGTTTGAGAACATATCAAAAAACAGTGATACTCCCAAGGAAGCCTGTACAGAATACGTTGTGCAGAATTTTCCTTTGAACTCAAACTGGCGCTCCATGTTCGGAAATCTGATGGGATTTGTGGGCAGAAAGCGTTTCGGTGATACATTCATAGCAGGGGATCGTCTTGTAAAGGTATCAGATAATCACGACGATGACAATACGATCGAGAATGTGGCATATATAAATGAACTTGCGGCAAACACTGAAAGTCCGATATACATGATGCTTGCACCTACAGCCGGAGGAGTATACAGTGCTGATCTTCCCGGACTGCTTGGGTGCGGAGATCAGCGGGAGAGGATCAATGATGCCTATATGCAGCTCGATAAGAGGATAATCTCCATCGATGCTTTTTACCCGCTCTATTCGGCACGTGATGAGTATGTCTATTATCGTACAGAAGATCTGTGGACAAGTTTCGGCGCATATTACGCTTACACCGAATCCGTCAGACAACTTGGTTTCCCCGCCGTATCTCTTGATAATTACGATCAGGAATATGCCGATGCAAACCTCACAGGAAGTCTGTATGACAAAGCGATGGTAGGAAGCATCGAGCCTGACAGGATAAATATTTTCAGGTCGAAGTATCAGAGTCCTGTGACTAAGGTCAGAATGTACGGAACATCCGATAGCAAAGAAGCCGAGTCGGTTTATTTCAGATCGGCACTTAAAAGCGGTAAAAAGACGGATATCTTTCTGCTGGGTAACAGGTACATAAGAACAGATGTATTCACAAACCTGAAAGACAGCCCTAAGCTGCTTATTATCAAGGGAAGTTACGCAAACACCATCGTGCCTTTCTATACTGCCCATTACAGCAGGATAACCATGGTAGATCCAAACAGGATGAAGCAGGCTGACATGAAACTTTCTGATGTTGTTGATCCCGATGACTACGATCAGATACTTGTTATATTTGATATTGACAGCTTTTCAAATGCAGCAT
- a CDS encoding MBOAT family O-acyltransferase, giving the protein MSDISFLYFFLPVFMGIYLITPKVLKRLLVILAGAGIIFWADPVGLIPMGVCILSGYLFGIFIHNFRDKIWGKVFLGLEIAINAAVFLLFHRTAFDGSDLMTLLGQRSLVKSAAAIGASVMPLHSVAYCIDVYKKKYVCEHKFTTVAEYIAFFPTFGAGPILSFDKMKPQFEDPKPGFAKCAVGVRMLMLGLIMKLFISNAMYDMWHDVTDIPLKSMPVPAAWLGALGFAMFFYFEVCAFCCMACGMASLMGVELCYSLPVTIQSKSFRGLCRHANPSLYHWSRKYIYRKIKRDDNGFSEFLAIMFSVMLAVLWYGVSMRSVMFGAALIVVLCFEKILECPLKKTARLCQIHFIVVPDTGHNPFYGFLRAC; this is encoded by the coding sequence TTATCTGATAACACCAAAGGTTCTTAAAAGGCTTCTGGTAATACTTGCGGGAGCAGGAATTATTTTCTGGGCAGACCCTGTGGGACTGATACCAATGGGTGTCTGCATACTGAGCGGATATCTGTTCGGGATTTTCATACATAATTTCAGGGATAAGATATGGGGAAAGGTCTTTCTCGGGCTGGAGATCGCGATCAATGCGGCGGTATTCCTGCTGTTCCATCGCACAGCATTTGACGGCTCCGATCTTATGACGCTCCTCGGGCAGAGATCACTTGTAAAAAGTGCTGCTGCGATAGGTGCGTCGGTCATGCCGCTGCATTCGGTGGCATACTGCATTGATGTTTACAAAAAGAAGTATGTCTGCGAACACAAGTTCACTACAGTAGCAGAGTATATCGCATTCTTTCCGACATTCGGCGCGGGACCGATACTAAGCTTTGATAAGATGAAGCCTCAGTTTGAAGATCCCAAGCCCGGCTTTGCGAAATGCGCGGTTGGTGTCAGAATGCTGATGCTGGGTCTTATAATGAAGCTTTTCATTTCAAACGCCATGTATGATATGTGGCATGATGTAACAGACATACCTTTGAAGAGTATGCCTGTACCGGCTGCATGGCTTGGTGCTCTGGGATTTGCCATGTTCTTCTACTTTGAAGTCTGCGCTTTCTGCTGTATGGCATGTGGCATGGCCTCGCTGATGGGTGTAGAGCTGTGCTACAGTCTTCCCGTAACGATACAATCAAAGAGTTTCAGAGGGCTGTGCAGACACGCTAACCCTTCGCTTTATCACTGGTCAAGAAAATATATTTATAGAAAAATAAAACGTGATGATAACGGTTTTTCAGAATTTTTAGCTATAATGTTCTCGGTTATGCTGGCAGTGCTGTGGTATGGTGTTTCAATGAGGTCGGTTATGTTCGGGGCAGCGCTTATAGTAGTGCTGTGTTTTGAAAAGATACTGGAATGTCCGCTAAAAAAAACTGCCCGGCTTTGTCAGATACATTTTATTGTTGTTCCTGACACTGGTCATAATCCCTTTTATGGCTTTCTCCGAGCCTGCTGA